From Pleurocapsa sp. PCC 7319:
CATGAACCTATGATATCTATATTTCTAAAAAGAGTACTCTATCTATGTGGGATGTAGTACTATGTTGATTGATCGAGAATTGAGAACCAAAAGCAACAACTCCATAGAGCCAAATCTAATCCTTAAAGAATCTAGACATAGCAAACAGGAACAATATCGAGATACTTTTTTCCAAGCATTTTGGGTCTTAAAGGGCATTCTTTAGTAGGCCAATGACTACGATCCTCATAGACGTATAATTGGTACTTGCTGGGCAATGAATCAGAATTAATTTGCTCAACTTTACTGAAATAAGGCTTTAAACGCTCAAAATAGTCTAAGCCAGGCGCGCGAACATGATACTCTTCGTAGGGATTTGGTTCAGGATATTCAATTGTAGTTTCTGCAACCAATGGTACTGGCAGTATGGCAATACCATTAGGCTTCAAGATCCGACGAATTTCCGAGATTGCCTGGATGTCATTGGAAATGTGTTCTAAAACATGAGAGGCAAAGATAAAATCGTAGCTTTGGTTGGCAAAAGGAAGGTTTTGTAAATCAACTTGATGATTTACATTAGTCATATGCAAATCTGCCGTTTCATATTTGCCAAATCTAGGAGCAAAATATTCCTGAAAAAAAGCTTCTGGGGCAAAATGCAGCATCGCCAAATTAGCAGTTTCTTTATTTTTCAATAACTGATTAACTACTAAATATTGAAGGCGATGTCTTTCTAAAGCACCACATCTAGGACATTGAGAGTGTTTGCGGGTACTAGTAGGGGGATGAACGTCTTTAAACGCGCCAGTATAATTGCATACTGGACAAGTAAATTGTTCTTTGTTGAAATTTTGTAGTTTAAAGATCTCAGATATAACCTTTTTTTTGAGTTCTCGCGCCTTATTTTTGAGATTCATTGATGTAAAGTAACTCAAGTTGCTTTACAAAAAAAGTATTTTCATCTCAAAAATAAGCCTACCGAAAAATTACTTATTTTTGATAAGTCGAATTATTTTTTTCAGTAGAAATACTAGTTTTTGCTCAAGTAGGTAGGCATAATAATTTATACAACCCAGGTAATTAATCTTTTCCCTATCACCCATCCCCTAACCCCTAACCCCGGCAAAAACTGTTTTATATTTAATTTCACCCACCTACTTATGATTGCCACTGCTCAAGAGAAAGTCCAGTTAAATTCGCCAAATTGTGATTTTTCTCAGCAAAATATTCACAGAGAAAAGTACGTTCGTCATCTGCCATTTGGGGAACTTTTTGACCTAGATTTATAGTAAGTTTGTGCACAAGTCTTCTTACAAGATATGGAGCCAGAAAACCCAATCCAGAATAATCTAATTCAGTAAATATTTTGTTGAATCTACGACCGACAAAATTGATACTTCTGGTCCGGTTTTCATGCTGTTGCAGATTAACTTGAATATTTTCAGAGTCAATCTCTAAAAATTCAAAGCATTGTTTGGCTACTTGTTCGGGATTATGTTTCAGATCCTCGAATAAAAGAAACAAAAACGATTTAAGCGGAAAGTATTCTAACCATAAAGTTAACTGACCATAGTAATTGCTGATATCAAGATAGAAATAGTCATTTCTAATCGCTTCCCCAAAACTTTGATGTTCTCTTCCTGTATTAAGGTTATGCAAATAGCTTGAATAAGTTCTATCTACAGGATCTCTTACAAGATAAATAAATTTAGCGTTGGGATTTATAGAGTAAATTCTCTGAGGAA
This genomic window contains:
- a CDS encoding sulfotransferase domain-containing protein, which translates into the protein MSFPPEVYLIGAQKAGTTTLASILSQHQQICVAKNKEPHYFTHYFSGDSAKDLAWYQEQFSNYENNVCIDASTSYSFGQLSVNNSQYNNQKFRNVPQRIYSINPNAKFIYLVRDPVDRTYSSYLHNLNTGREHQSFGEAIRNDYFYLDISNYYGQLTLWLEYFPLKSFLFLLFEDLKHNPEQVAKQCFEFLEIDSENIQVNLQQHENRTRSINFVGRRFNKIFTELDYSGLGFLAPYLVRRLVHKLTINLGQKVPQMADDERTFLCEYFAEKNHNLANLTGLSLEQWQS
- a CDS encoding class I SAM-dependent methyltransferase, which gives rise to MNLKNKARELKKKVISEIFKLQNFNKEQFTCPVCNYTGAFKDVHPPTSTRKHSQCPRCGALERHRLQYLVVNQLLKNKETANLAMLHFAPEAFFQEYFAPRFGKYETADLHMTNVNHQVDLQNLPFANQSYDFIFASHVLEHISNDIQAISEIRRILKPNGIAILPVPLVAETTIEYPEPNPYEEYHVRAPGLDYFERLKPYFSKVEQINSDSLPSKYQLYVYEDRSHWPTKECPLRPKMLGKKYLDIVPVCYV